One genomic window of Gossypium hirsutum isolate 1008001.06 chromosome D11, Gossypium_hirsutum_v2.1, whole genome shotgun sequence includes the following:
- the LOC107912657 gene encoding 60S ribosomal protein L37-3, whose amino-acid sequence MQRAHNQTGVWFAIITLQPESVTGLLPLLRVIAITPPQRRLGILLAFHLFFSIFCLHQASESPTFPFQGKGTGSFGKRRNKTHTLCVRCGRRSFHLQKSRCSACAFPAARKRTYNWSVKAIRRKTTGTGKMRYLRHVPRRFKTGFREGTEAAPRKKVVAASA is encoded by the exons ATGCAGCGGGCCCACAACCAAACGGGTGTTTGGTTCGCTATAATCACATTACAGCCCGAATCGGTTACTGGCCTATTACCCTTATTGCGCGTAATAGCTATTACGCCCCCTCAGCGCAGATTAGGGATTCTGCTtgcttttcatcttttcttttctattttttgccTTCATCAAGCTTCCGAGTCTCCCACATTTCCCTTCCAG GGAAAGGGAACAGGGAGTTTTGGTAAAAGAAGGAACAAGACCCACACTCTCTGCGTTAGGTGTGGCCGCCGTAGCTTCCATCTCCAGAAGAGCCGTTGCTCTGCCTGTGCTTTCCCTGCTGCTCGTAAGAGGACAT ATAACTGGAGTGTGAAGGCAATCAGAAGAAAGACCACTGGAACCGGTAAAATGAGGTATTTGCGCCATGTCCCTCGCAGGTTCAAGACTGGTTTTAGAGAAG GTACTGAAGCAGCACCGAGGAAGAAGGTTGTAGCAGCTTCTGCTTGA